Genomic window (Methyloprofundus sp.):
GTTATCAATCACCATTACAATTTGAGCGAGAATTTTATAGGGAAGCGTCTTAAAAAAGTGTCCGGTTTTTGTTGACCATTACAGTCTTTAATGGCTGACTGCAACAGGTACAAAACTGAGGATAGTGGTGTTGATAGTCCGTAATTACAATTTTTTGTTGGCGCCCGAAACCTTGCGCTCCCGGCTGCTTCCCGGGCTTTCGTAAGGGGTTTTCCGAGTCCTGCTTTTGAGGCTCTGGCGAGGGACTTTTTACTTTATCCTCAAGCTTTTTACCAGGGCTTTCTGTTTCTTCTTCAGGTTCGACCAGCTCTTCGTTACTTTTTTGATCGTTGGCATATTTATCCCAAGGAGCATCGCTACTGGGTGGACGAGAGCTATTTCGTGAGCTTTGGCTTAAACGTTCGCGAGCTTCTTTTAAATCATTGAGCAACTTTATCGACAAGCGACGCAATTCCTCTTCGGATAAATTTAGAAGCTCTTCTTCATTAAGCTGGCTTAAGTCATGGCAGGTGAGTTGCATGGTATGAATGTTACTGCTTGTTCTTCGGTTTGTACAACTTTATTAGTAGGTTTGGCAACTTTTTTTAAATAATTATTAAGGGGTATGAATATTTACCCCTGAAGCCTTGAGCTTATACGTATATCGAATCCCCATCCTTACCATTTAACTAACCGTTTGCAACAAAACAGTATTTTGTCCCCTGCTCTAACTATTCTTTTGCTAAAATAGACAGCATTATTTAGTCCTCATATTGCTTATATAAAATCATGTCTAATTTCTCTCTTACCGCTATTTCTCCGATTGACGGTCGCTATGCTAATAAAGTTGAGGCATTACGCCCTATTTTTAGTGAATATGGCCTTATTCGTTTTCGTGTCCAAGTTGAAATACGTTGGCTACAAGCATTAGCAGCGCATGCACAAATTACTGAAGTACCTGAATTTAGTAGCTCTGCTAATCAACTACTGAATAATATCATCACTGAATTTTCCGAAGCTGACGCACAACGTGTTAAAAATATTGAAAGTACCACCAACCATGATGTGAAAGCAGTTGAGTATTTTCTAAAAGAAAAAATAGCGGATAATGCGGAACTCAATGTAGTCAATGAGTTTATTCATTTTGCCTGTACTTCAGAAGATATTAATAACCTTTCTTATGCATTAATGTTGAAAGAAGGTCGCATTGCCATTCTTCCGCAGATTACCGATTGTATTGATGCCTTAAAAACCTTGGCTACCGATACTGCTGAGCAACCGATGCTATCACGTACGCATGGTCAATCTGCCAGCCCGACTACCACAGGTAAAGAATTTGCCAATGTGGTTGCCCGGATGTTGCGCCAAAAAGATCAATTTGAGGCAGTCGAAATTTTGGGTAAAATCAATGGTGCGGTAGGTAATTATAATGCACATGCGGTAGCTTACCCTGAAGTGGATTGGCAAGAATTTTCCAAGAACTTTGTGCAGTCTTTAGGCTTGTTCTGGAATGCTTACACCATCCAAATTGAACCACATGATTATATCGCTGAATTTTTCCATGCATTATCACGCTTTAATACTATTTTATTAGATTTCGACCGTGATATTTGGGGCTATATCTCCCAAGGTTATTTCAAACAAAAAACCATAGCGGGTGAAATTGGCTCTTCGACCATGCCGCATAAAGTAAACCCAATTGATTTTGAAAATTCTGAAGGTAATATTGGTTTGGCTAATGCATTATTTAGCCACCTAGCAGAAAAACTGCCAGTTTCACGCTGGCAACGTGATTTAACCGATTCGACAGTATTGCGTAATATT
Coding sequences:
- a CDS encoding adenylosuccinate lyase produces the protein MSNFSLTAISPIDGRYANKVEALRPIFSEYGLIRFRVQVEIRWLQALAAHAQITEVPEFSSSANQLLNNIITEFSEADAQRVKNIESTTNHDVKAVEYFLKEKIADNAELNVVNEFIHFACTSEDINNLSYALMLKEGRIAILPQITDCIDALKTLATDTAEQPMLSRTHGQSASPTTTGKEFANVVARMLRQKDQFEAVEILGKINGAVGNYNAHAVAYPEVDWQEFSKNFVQSLGLFWNAYTIQIEPHDYIAEFFHALSRFNTILLDFDRDIWGYISQGYFKQKTIAGEIGSSTMPHKVNPIDFENSEGNIGLANALFSHLAEKLPVSRWQRDLTDSTVLRNIGVGIAHTSIAIQASLKGISKLQINNDIIEADLDANWEVLAEPVQTVMRRYGIEKPYEKLKELTRGQRITGADMQAFIEKLDIPAEAKQALIELTPRSYTGYAEKLASEI